The following proteins are encoded in a genomic region of Galbibacter sp. BG1:
- a CDS encoding DUF6443 domain-containing protein, which produces MKKLYPTLIVSFILLIFSFRGQSQNCYTVQLSTHEVTLGYSPGQSSYVYVNFPGGGCFSPTVTVLNKPSWLTIDVFGTSIRVVSQSLSSGYREISMPVQVNGNTVSGFTVKQGNKPPPPPCSISSSPIDIDVSSMGHTATYPITLANCNNSISFLNFETTSGTSLPSWITATKASGNAWRVTTTQNTTNSTRSVIILVKSVVDGDNIQTSGRFVQPSCRPNQPSSPWVDTNNCGTTVLERGNPPPNTTWYWQSINNGTSKGSSAKNITVGSGTKYYLRAHNDLTGCWSESLSFVDYSVHKVPSPPIVSDGFRCGGAGPVTLGATPGANGNRVRWYSSATGGSPLYTGTGSYTTPSIPSTRTYYAESYNEGTGCKSPSRLPVKATVYPVLEAGVLNGKGPLCYNGNPGTLTGSAPTGGNGSYSYQWQESTNGSNWSNIPGATGSTYAPGDLTSTMHYRQRVISCGQTDYTDGIEVRVYGNLDGGGIAGDVTVCSGESVALSSSTPASGGTGTYVYQWQVSTSSSTSGFSNVPGATSVSYAPGPVTSTRWYKRRATSCGQTDYSNKVKVTVTPKPIWYLDKDGDGYAASTTEQCSSPGVGYSTTVKPVGDCNDNDGSVHEVSTWYLDKDGDGYAASTKQQCSSPGAGYSTTVKPVGDCNDNDGSVHALSTWYADTDGDGYGDSGATQLACNEPTGHVSNDDDYDDSTELITNIAPKNFYRDGDGDGFGDPNDSVYRSIRPTGYVEDNTDACPGIAGDNNGCPYQAATFSNENYVYTRSYQSKMQDSEGIKSNSDVIESITYFDGLGRPMQQVGIKASPYIEGTGVRDIVTHIGYDGFGRQDKDWLPYMDTGTVGTYRSNDPEGATKAYYRAHYPGDVTLNQENPYSQKQFEPSPLNRVLKQAAPGAAWELGSGHEIGFGYDTNMDGEVRLFAVDFTGGDTERPVLVAGSDTHYGGGELYKNTTYDENHPGTTTKNHTTEEFTDKQGRVVLKRTYGPSDVNMDGTVAANEQEAMHDTYYVYDDYGNLTYVLPPKMNATTANISTISSSLAALGYQYKYDGRNRLVEKQIPGKGKESIVYNKLDQPIMTQDAVQGENNEWLFTLYDAFGRVAYTGKDLNNTLGREELQSLADAHTVQFVTQTASATTYAGTPVHYTKDAFPDSFDQVLTINYYGSYVGTDGITVPGDVNGKLTETGIGLKGLPTVSKVRVLGEDTWSTTVTGYDDKGRAIYTEERNNYLGTTTIVESELDFVGKVQQSRTMHRKGSGTWVVTVDSFAYDHMGRLEDHFQCIGEGSGFDGCSDNADGESFTLSEAPVESWGKTASEHITLTDGFHFVATSGRTFHGSIAQQGELIAHNDYDHLGQLKEKLVGNTKSAPLQTVKYAYNIRGWLKGINDPSNLGGSLFGFGIRYNDPTGGTALYNGNISQTQWGTKSTNSTGNPVSSQYNYSYDALNRITGAVDNTPDQNYSVSGVAYDQNGNITKLHRKGHINEAATAFGPMDNLTYGYDAGNRLLSVTDAVSTPALMKGEFKDGNKSGHDYDYDENGNLTSDANKGITDISYNHLNLPEEVSFGSDKITYIYDASGMKLRKRVTEGGSVTLTDYAGNYIYENSELQFFSHPEGYVDAEGSGYKYVYQYKDHLGNVRLSYQDADGNGSIATNEIVEESNYYPFGLQHKGYGPMTSSLGNSVAQRWKYNGKEYDESLDINTYDFGARNYDPAIGRWMNLDPLANERDWLSPYNFVQDNPINRIDPDGELDEWNKNEDGTLTWVSTKGGDQTDYVNNLDAEGNITSTESYDVEVNVVGTSETSETDFAINRSPGERDVIQGRGGAIESLSILDIASTVVDLTLQAVGEDLGVSSTLLTATSILVNPKKALKKIGRSGKQKRLKELADDPKIGKADRGWIKNEMRHIKNGNRKTIRNPGNSRRSKGRGKELAHPRGKRAKDGHSYKDAKLQDADLHKLEHKHGGY; this is translated from the coding sequence ATGAAAAAGCTTTACCCTACCCTAATAGTTTCCTTTATTCTTTTGATTTTCAGTTTCCGTGGACAATCCCAGAACTGTTACACGGTACAGCTGAGCACCCATGAGGTGACCCTTGGCTATTCACCCGGTCAATCCTCCTATGTGTACGTGAACTTTCCCGGGGGTGGCTGTTTTTCCCCAACGGTAACGGTGCTTAACAAGCCAAGTTGGTTGACCATCGATGTGTTCGGTACTTCGATACGTGTTGTGAGCCAGTCCTTATCGAGCGGTTACCGTGAGATCTCGATGCCCGTCCAGGTGAACGGGAATACGGTGAGCGGTTTTACGGTAAAGCAAGGGAACAAGCCTCCTCCTCCTCCGTGTTCGATCTCCAGCAGCCCAATCGACATCGATGTTTCGAGTATGGGGCATACGGCGACCTATCCGATCACTCTGGCAAACTGTAATAACAGCATTAGCTTTCTGAACTTTGAGACAACCTCTGGCACATCCCTGCCCAGTTGGATAACGGCAACCAAGGCCTCCGGTAACGCCTGGAGGGTGACCACAACACAGAACACGACCAATAGCACGCGCAGCGTGATCATCCTGGTCAAGAGTGTTGTTGACGGTGACAATATCCAGACCAGCGGCCGCTTTGTACAGCCGAGCTGCCGTCCCAACCAGCCCTCGAGCCCATGGGTGGATACGAACAACTGCGGTACCACAGTACTGGAGCGTGGCAACCCGCCCCCCAATACCACCTGGTACTGGCAGTCCATCAACAACGGGACCAGCAAGGGCAGTTCGGCAAAGAACATAACGGTTGGTTCCGGTACAAAATATTACCTGCGTGCGCACAACGACCTTACGGGCTGTTGGAGCGAGTCGCTTTCCTTTGTCGACTATTCGGTGCACAAGGTCCCCTCGCCGCCTATCGTGAGCGACGGTTTCCGTTGCGGTGGTGCGGGCCCCGTAACGCTCGGCGCCACCCCTGGGGCCAATGGCAACAGGGTACGCTGGTACAGCAGTGCCACCGGTGGGTCTCCCCTTTACACGGGGACAGGAAGCTATACCACCCCCAGCATCCCCAGTACCAGGACGTACTATGCGGAGAGCTACAATGAGGGTACGGGGTGCAAGTCCCCTTCCAGGCTACCGGTCAAGGCCACGGTCTATCCGGTGTTGGAAGCTGGGGTGCTGAACGGGAAGGGCCCGCTCTGCTACAACGGGAACCCGGGCACCCTTACGGGCAGCGCCCCGACCGGGGGCAACGGGAGCTACAGTTACCAATGGCAGGAATCGACCAATGGCTCGAATTGGAGCAATATCCCCGGGGCCACGGGGAGCACCTATGCCCCCGGGGACCTGACCTCGACCATGCACTACCGCCAGCGGGTAATCTCCTGCGGGCAGACGGACTATACCGATGGCATAGAGGTAAGGGTCTACGGCAACCTTGACGGTGGAGGAATAGCAGGAGACGTTACGGTGTGTTCGGGCGAGAGCGTAGCGTTGTCCAGTTCCACCCCGGCATCGGGCGGTACCGGGACTTACGTTTACCAATGGCAAGTGTCCACCAGCAGTTCCACCAGTGGCTTCAGCAATGTCCCCGGTGCCACCTCTGTTTCGTACGCTCCCGGCCCAGTTACCAGTACGCGCTGGTACAAGCGCCGGGCGACCTCCTGCGGACAGACGGATTACAGCAATAAGGTAAAGGTAACGGTGACCCCGAAGCCCATCTGGTACCTCGACAAGGACGGTGACGGGTATGCGGCATCCACCACTGAGCAGTGCTCCAGCCCTGGAGTGGGGTACAGTACCACGGTAAAACCTGTTGGGGACTGTAACGACAACGACGGTTCGGTGCACGAGGTGTCCACGTGGTACCTTGACAAGGACGGTGACGGGTATGCGGCATCCACCAAGCAGCAGTGCTCCAGCCCTGGAGCGGGGTACAGTACCACGGTAAAACCTGTTGGGGACTGTAACGACAACGACGGTTCGGTACATGCACTTTCCACCTGGTACGCCGACACCGATGGCGATGGCTATGGGGACAGCGGGGCGACACAATTGGCTTGCAACGAGCCCACGGGGCACGTGAGCAACGACGACGATTACGACGACAGTACGGAACTGATAACCAACATCGCCCCGAAGAACTTTTACAGGGACGGCGATGGGGATGGCTTTGGCGACCCCAACGACAGTGTCTACCGCAGTATAAGGCCCACGGGCTATGTAGAGGACAATACCGATGCCTGTCCCGGTATTGCCGGAGACAACAACGGCTGCCCTTACCAGGCGGCGACCTTCAGCAACGAGAACTATGTATACACGCGCAGTTACCAGAGCAAGATGCAGGACAGCGAGGGCATCAAGTCCAACAGCGACGTTATCGAGAGCATCACCTATTTCGATGGCCTCGGCCGGCCGATGCAACAGGTTGGGATCAAGGCCTCGCCCTATATAGAAGGGACCGGGGTAAGGGATATAGTCACCCACATCGGTTACGACGGTTTTGGGCGCCAGGACAAGGACTGGCTCCCTTACATGGACACGGGGACGGTGGGGACCTACCGCTCCAACGACCCCGAGGGTGCAACAAAGGCGTACTACCGGGCACATTACCCTGGGGATGTCACCTTAAACCAAGAAAACCCCTATTCACAGAAACAGTTCGAGCCCTCACCGCTGAACCGTGTGCTAAAGCAGGCGGCACCCGGTGCGGCCTGGGAGCTTGGCAGCGGTCATGAGATCGGGTTCGGTTACGACACCAACATGGACGGGGAGGTCCGGCTCTTTGCTGTGGACTTTACCGGTGGAGATACCGAAAGGCCGGTACTGGTAGCGGGAAGCGATACACACTATGGTGGCGGTGAACTCTATAAGAACACCACCTACGACGAGAACCACCCTGGGACTACAACCAAAAACCATACGACAGAAGAATTCACCGACAAGCAGGGGCGTGTGGTGCTCAAGCGTACCTACGGCCCCTCGGACGTGAACATGGACGGTACGGTGGCGGCCAACGAACAGGAGGCCATGCACGATACCTATTACGTGTACGACGACTACGGCAACCTAACCTATGTGCTGCCGCCGAAGATGAACGCCACCACGGCAAATATTTCCACGATCAGTTCGAGCTTGGCGGCCCTTGGCTACCAGTACAAATATGACGGCAGGAACCGATTGGTGGAAAAGCAGATCCCGGGCAAGGGGAAGGAATCGATTGTCTACAACAAGTTGGACCAGCCGATCATGACCCAGGATGCCGTGCAAGGGGAGAACAATGAATGGCTGTTCACCCTTTATGATGCGTTTGGCCGTGTGGCCTACACGGGAAAGGACCTGAACAATACCCTTGGCAGGGAGGAACTGCAGTCGTTGGCGGATGCGCACACGGTGCAGTTCGTTACCCAAACGGCCTCGGCCACCACTTATGCGGGCACCCCGGTACATTATACCAAGGATGCGTTTCCGGACAGTTTTGACCAGGTGCTGACGATCAACTATTACGGGAGCTATGTGGGCACCGATGGCATTACCGTTCCCGGTGACGTTAACGGTAAGCTGACCGAAACGGGGATAGGCCTCAAGGGGCTTCCCACGGTGAGCAAGGTACGGGTGCTGGGGGAGGACACATGGAGCACCACGGTCACTGGTTACGACGACAAGGGCAGGGCCATCTACACCGAGGAGAGGAACAATTACCTGGGCACGACGACGATAGTGGAGAGCGAGCTTGACTTTGTGGGGAAGGTGCAGCAGAGCAGGACCATGCACAGGAAGGGCAGCGGGACATGGGTGGTCACCGTGGACAGCTTTGCCTACGACCACATGGGAAGGTTAGAGGACCACTTCCAGTGCATCGGGGAGGGCAGTGGCTTTGACGGCTGCTCCGACAATGCCGATGGGGAGAGCTTCACCCTTAGTGAGGCGCCCGTTGAAAGCTGGGGGAAGACGGCCAGCGAACATATCACCCTTACCGACGGGTTCCATTTTGTGGCCACCAGCGGAAGGACATTCCATGGCTCGATCGCACAACAGGGGGAACTGATCGCCCACAACGATTATGACCATCTCGGGCAGCTTAAAGAAAAACTGGTGGGGAATACCAAGAGTGCGCCGCTACAGACCGTCAAATACGCATACAACATTCGCGGCTGGCTGAAAGGGATCAACGACCCATCGAACCTTGGCGGCAGCCTTTTCGGGTTCGGGATCAGGTACAACGACCCGACGGGGGGGACAGCCCTTTACAACGGGAACATCAGCCAGACGCAGTGGGGCACCAAGAGCACGAACTCGACGGGCAACCCGGTGAGCAGCCAGTACAACTATAGCTACGATGCGCTGAACAGGATCACAGGGGCCGTAGATAATACACCAGATCAAAACTACAGTGTAAGCGGTGTCGCCTACGACCAGAACGGGAACATTACCAAACTGCACCGGAAAGGGCACATCAATGAAGCGGCAACGGCCTTCGGGCCAATGGATAACCTTACCTATGGTTACGACGCCGGTAACAGGCTCTTGAGCGTAACCGATGCAGTAAGTACCCCTGCTTTGATGAAAGGGGAGTTCAAGGATGGGAACAAGTCAGGTCATGATTACGATTATGATGAAAACGGCAACCTGACCTCCGACGCCAACAAGGGGATCACGGATATCAGCTACAACCATCTGAATTTACCGGAAGAGGTGAGCTTCGGTTCGGACAAAATTACCTATATTTACGATGCCTCGGGGATGAAACTGCGCAAGCGGGTCACCGAGGGGGGTTCTGTGACATTGACGGACTATGCCGGCAATTATATCTATGAGAACAGCGAGTTACAGTTCTTCAGCCATCCCGAAGGCTATGTGGATGCGGAAGGATCGGGGTACAAATACGTGTACCAATATAAGGACCATTTGGGGAACGTACGACTGTCTTACCAAGATGCGGACGGCAATGGAAGCATTGCCACCAATGAGATCGTGGAGGAGAGCAATTACTATCCATTTGGGCTGCAGCACAAGGGCTATGGGCCAATGACGTCCTCACTGGGCAACAGCGTGGCACAACGTTGGAAGTACAATGGTAAAGAATATGATGAAAGCTTGGATATAAACACCTATGATTTTGGGGCAAGAAACTATGACCCTGCAATAGGACGTTGGATGAACCTTGATCCGTTGGCGAATGAAAGGGATTGGCTATCTCCTTATAATTTTGTACAAGATAATCCGATTAATAGGATAGATCCTGATGGGGAATTGGATGAATGGAATAAAAATGAGGATGGTACTTTAACATGGGTTAGCACAAAAGGTGGAGATCAAACAGATTACGTGAATAATCTGGACGCAGAAGGGAATATTACTTCTACAGAATCGTACGATGTAGAAGTCAACGTTGTTGGGACAAGCGAGACTAGCGAAACAGACTTTGCTATTAATAGGAGTCCTGGGGAGAGAGATGTAATTCAAGGCAGAGGGGGGGCTATAGAATCCTTAAGCATACTAGATATTGCCTCGACAGTTGTAGATTTAACTTTGCAGGCAGTAGGAGAAGACTTAGGGGTAAGCTCGACTCTTTTGACCGCCACAAGCATTTTGGTAAATCCTAAAAA